The genomic stretch TTTGGAGCGTAAAGAATCCGCCAAAGGTAACACTTCACACACTACGAACTTGATTCATGCGAATTCGAATGCGAGCTCTCAAAGACTTCCGTTGACTTTGAAGACTAAGACGACTTCGTTTTTCGGATTACCGAAGAGTAGCTCAGTTGATTCGAAGCGAAAAACGTGTAAACCGGCGAATATACGTTTTTTCCCGACTAAACGGTCTGAATCGGCATTGAAAGCGGTTACCGCTCCTGAACCGGTATCGCCGAAGGTATCATGCATTGGAAGAGTAAGATCGAAGAAAGGTCGCCGCCGGCAATCATGTGAAGATGCGAAAAAATGTGGAATATCTCTGGAGAGATCAAAGAGCAGAGGCGCTAAACGCAAAACCGGATTTTATTCACGTGTACTTTCGTTGCTCGGGTTTGGTCGGAGTAATATTAAACCGGTCAAGGCTAGTATAGAGACAACGAATGATTCTATACCGGAAGAGCCGGTTCCACCGAGAAAGAGCAACGCTGTGAGTGTTGAACGGGTGACAGAGCCAGCCGGTTTGGGAGGGATGATGCGGTTCAAGTCGGGCCGGAGATCGGGATCCTGGGCCGCCGAGGAAATCGGCATAGTAATTGCAGAGGCTTTGGGTTCAGATCAGAAAGTGGGTCCCAATAGAAGAAATTGAATTCCAGTCTTAAGTGATGGTTAAAATTGCACTATGTGAGGTCGTTAGTCCGACGTGGCAGTAAAATTGACGGCAATTTTcactttttctttttcgtttcaaCCAGCATTTTCACTAGTTGAGGTAAAAATAGAACGGcactttttttttcgatttttgctTGTTCATGCACTAGTATTTCGAGAATTATAATGTAAATTTTGTTATGAATAAGGTAGATATTATAATGCAAGATATAAAAATTTCTGCATAAATTATGggataattaatttaattaaaatatatGTATGTTCAAATCTATTGACATACTACAcatttttaataatattttccGTACATTATAGAATCTATCATTTTTTTACTTAAGTACCTTAGCAAAGCAAAAGTTTATAAGTTTCACATATTACAGTAAATACTTTAAACATATTTTTAACTTTATTATTAACAATATATAGTTGTGCATTAATGCCTGCCCACCGCAGTTGCTACTTATATTTAGTATACTTTGTATGAATTTTCACTTAATTAATAGGTCCATTAGAAAGCATCCGAGGAAACAATAGTGGTCAACAAGTTAGAATTCGCACTTGTGATATTACGGTTAAAGTTGTAATTTCTTGATTAGTAGTAATTgatttctttggaattgggacGACTTTGAATAATATGACGTGTTAAAATATTGGTGTGCATGTAGAAGGGCGGAGTTACACTGAACGAAGGATTATCACTTGGACACTTTTCTCGATCTGGaatattatataaattaaatattaCTTTTCATAAATCTATATTACATTTTGAATACTCTCAAACATCTTTAGTGAGATAGGGGTTTGCCAAGATTCAAGTGATAGAAAGGATAACTTTTATACTTCGATAATCATAAATAATTGTCTAAGAGCTCGTTTGGCCAAACTGCTAAAAATTACTAgtatttattttgagaagtgtttttatTCAAAAGTATCTTCTAAAATGTACTCTTTAAAAAGTTACAGTTTGTATTTGACCAATTAATTTGAGAAGTACTTTCTGAAAAATTGTGTTTGGCTAATCTTTTTAAAAAGTACTCAAGACCAAAAAAATGACAGTAAATATTGAGTTTACAATTATTATACTATTTAAAAGATAAAAtcaatttataaattaattataaaaatttaattattgttcttTTTATTTAGttagaataaaatataaagtaaaaatatattttaaggttttaaatcaatataaaataatataattatccAAAGCAATAATATTAGGTATCCACCATTACTTATTGTTTATATAATGATTTAAATAAATCTAAATATATTCATTCAGTATAAATTAAAAATCTATTTAAGGATTAATGAAGGATAACTTGAAAAGAATAAATTTATACTAAGGATACTTTTGTCTTAAACCAATTAATTTTCTGGTTGAAAGAAGCTAAAATTTGTAGATTCATCCCAAAAGCAAAAAAAATTCTTCTGCTACTACTCAAAAGCACTCCTCCAATTTGGCGAAACacattaaatttttaaaaaagtaCTTTTAGAGTCCGAAAAGCTTAGCCAAAGAGGCTCTAATTAACAATAAGGTAATGACCTGAAAAAACGGTAATTAAGGAGAGCAGATCAACAAACCATAAAGGTaaattaaaagttaaatttgtgAGGAAAAACATGCCCATTGGGAGAAGAAAAAACAATGGCATATGTAGGGACCTTAAATCGTACACTGTCGAAGGCAGAACGCACATGATTCTGCTTCAAAGGCGCTGCTTC from Nicotiana sylvestris chromosome 12, ASM39365v2, whole genome shotgun sequence encodes the following:
- the LOC104227478 gene encoding uncharacterized protein, with translation MLIPVRKPKSPESLEIPFNSLSLSQLSIMPQVDLEPPVPTYAGGNSDRKIACETLANVTVVKLENADIPEDEKELPPDFPPESICLPKDAEFDWFDRNAVLERKESAKGNTSHTTNLIHANSNASSQRLPLTLKTKTTSFFGLPKSSSVDSKRKTCKPANIRFFPTKRSESALKAVTAPEPVSPKVSCIGRVRSKKGRRRQSCEDAKKCGISLERSKSRGAKRKTGFYSRVLSLLGFGRSNIKPVKASIETTNDSIPEEPVPPRKSNAVSVERVTEPAGLGGMMRFKSGRRSGSWAAEEIGIVIAEALGSDQKVGPNRRN